GGCATTTGGTAAGTACAGCACCTATATTTACTCCTCCGCCATTGGGATAACCTGGTAAAACCCCCCAAGCTATACCCCCAACATTTGCGTAAAGGTTAGCTTCACCTGAAATAGATCCAGTATTTAGGTATGCTAAAACTCTAAAGGTTTTACCTGCTGGTACTTTAATCTTTTGTGATGGGCTTTTATATGATACTTGTTTAGTTTTAGTATCAGTGGAAGAATTTTGAAAGTTATATTCAGTAGAAGCTTCCATGCTACCCTGAGCAATCGGGAATTTCATGGTAGCAGTGGTTTTGACTCCTAATTTTAATCCATGAGTTGTTGTATTTGAAGTGCTTTCCGTATAGGTATAGTTAAACTCGGGTGTTAACAGCTCTTGATCGCTTGTTCCTTTTGAGTTATCTAATACGTTTTTTCCCGCATATAAAGGTGTCCCCGACATTTCGGTTGGACTTCCTTCTAATGTAGCCCATGCATTATTTACTTTATACTGTGAAATTCTTCTTTCGCCAATAACATTTTTAGGTGGTGTTAAGAAAACAATACCTTCAGTTGGACTATAAGAGAATTGTTGTTCATCACTGGGTTTGAAGTTAGTATTCCATGCTTCATTAAGGGTTCCAGCTTCATTTTCTCTTGCCAAGTCCCGTAATCTTTCTTGAACATCTGTGGATGACGCATGAACAAATTGCGTACTCGAAAAAAGGAACACACTTATAAGAATTAAACTTGCAAATTTTTTCATAAAAACCCTCCCGTTAATATTTTATTATGTGAATATATTCACATACAAAATCATACAATTAAATTCCACTATTTTCATTATGTAATCAGATATGTTCATAAATTCTCCATTTTCCTGGTCCTGCTTCAACGTGTAGGAACTGTCCACTAAGAAGGTCATATTCTAACTGAATTTTAACACCGGCTGTATGGCTACTTCCCCCAGATCCTTTATAAGCAGAAGCAAAGATATCCGGAAGCTGAAAAGTAGTGGAGTCTAGTATGCGGATTCTATGAAACAAAGTCGCGTAACCATGAGGTAATGTATCGGTAGCGTATAGCTTTTGAATAGAAGGTGTGAAAAAATTCGTTAAAGAAATTGTACGGCTTCTCTATTAAATCGCTTATTTAGCCCTTCCGGACTCATTAATATCCCAGTGTATGCCTCTAAACGACTACATAATTTCATTAAAGATGTGCTTGCAACCTTTTGACTTAACCATACACAAAGTGCAACTAACTCCTGAGACTGATTACTTACTTTTCCGTTTGGTAAAACCAGCTTCTCTGGCAAGCTCTTCAAGAGCTTCAGGCACTAAGCAACGCTGGAGCTCTTGAGAAAAAAGCTGCAGATCGTCTAAGATTTCCATAAAAACCGCCATCCTCTCCTATAAATCTACGGAAAGAATAGCGTATTTTTCGTTTTGGGGGTACTAAATTATTTTAAGTTGATGGGCATGTGGTGCTACCCCTCAAAGAAAAAAACGCTATCCATTCGTTTTAAATTCATCACGAGAGGACAGCGTTTATATAGAGCCTGTAAACTTAGGGGATATATTTTCTTGTTATTTTTTTAGTATTTCTTTAGCTTTTTCAGGAACTTCTTTTTCTTGCACTTCCTCAAATCCGTAAACATACTTTCCTTTTACATGAACTTTTAAATAACAATCTTGATACTCATCTTTACCAGAAAGCCCTACTTTAATGGTATTTTCATTACCCGATTTATCAACTCCGTTTAACATGTAAAAATATCTCTTTCCCTTGTGTTCAGTATCTGGTTCTGCTTCGCCCTTCGTAAGAACGTATACATCTTTTTCTTTCACTAACGGATTAAATCTGTCTATGTTCTCATTTTCGATAAATGTCAATCCCCATAACCCAATAACTAGTCCAGCAATCCCAAATACAAAAAATTTTACCTTCTTCATCTATACTTTTCACCTTTCTCCTCTATAGTTAATTTCACCTACATTTAAATCTTTAAATTTTAATAAGAATAAATATGATTTATAAGATATTTTTAAGTATAGGGAGTGTTCCTTAACAAAAAATTAGGGAATTTCTTAAGTTTTTTTAAGCCTGTCATTGGTTAAGAGTACAAACTGCGATTTAGAAATCGGAAAAACGAACACCGTAAGGAGTTTACGTTTTCTATACGGACAATTAATAAGTATCCTTCTTTGTTCCTCCCCATCAAGAAGAAACGAGAATTCGATAACTTGATAGGCATTTAACGGTACCCTTTTAAGAGTTATTGATTTTGTATTTCCTGCCCACTAGCCACCCTCAACTCATCTGCTAATTACCCACCAACGATATTTTCGATGCTTCGATAAAGGGTAAGCTTTATACAGCACTAGGTATTTGGCATAATACTATTGAGGGAGATATTACTACTAAAGTAAGTAGCGGAAAACCAACTGACTATAACACAGATGTTCGAATTATAGGATACGGTGCCGTGGGCACTAGTGGCACAATTGTTGGTAAAGCTGTTGACGAGACATATTCTAGTGGTTGGACTAAAAGCAAAAAAAAGTCTTGGACTTATAGTTTAGATCGAGACTTTTATGGTAGTGTGGCTTGGCTAACAATTGATGTTACTGCTTCAGTAAAAGGTCCAGACGGCAGCTTAGAAATACCAAATGACTAGTTGACGATTAAAACACTATCAAACTAAATTTATTCTATGGATTTCATTTACAATAGTCTATGGAATCATGCTTTTGTGGGCTGATAGGGCATTTCTAATGAGACGAACGAACTTTATTTTGTTTATACAGGAAAAAGCAATATATGCTTTATAAGAGTTTTGCTTTCGAAGATGATCTGATAAAACCAATTACAAAAAAGCCTGACACAGATAACGAGTATATACAGTCGAATGTGTCCATAGTGAAAGTATCGAGGCTGTAGGTATGGTATGTGGAAAGCGTATAAAGCTATTACATACTGAGTATGAAGTAGCTAAACCTACAGGAGTTGTAGAGAAATTATACTAAAACAGAATGTTTTTGTTATCGCTATGTTATTACTGGATCAAACTGAAATTGCTCCGATACCAAATATCAAAAAAACCTCCAACGGATAACCGAAGGAGAGTTGTCTCATGTATAGAAATAGTTATAGCTGTTTAAAATTTGGATTTGT
This is a stretch of genomic DNA from Brevibacillus laterosporus DSM 25. It encodes these proteins:
- a CDS encoding ETX/MTX2 family pore-forming toxin; protein product: MKKFASLILISVFLFSSTQFVHASSTDVQERLRDLARENEAGTLNEAWNTNFKPSDEQQFSYSPTEGIVFLTPPKNVIGERRISQYKVNNAWATLEGSPTEMSGTPLYAGKNVLDNSKGTSDQELLTPEFNYTYTESTSNTTTHGLKLGVKTTATMKFPIAQGSMEASTEYNFQNSSTDTKTKQVSYKSPSQKIKVPAGKTFRVLAYLNTGSISGEANLYANVGGIAWGVLPGYPNGGGVNIGAVLTKCQQKGWGDFRNFQPSGRDVIVKGQGTFTSNYGTDFILKIEDITDSKLRNNNGSGTVVQEIKVPLIRTEI
- a CDS encoding YxeA family protein, yielding MKKVKFFVFGIAGLVIGLWGLTFIENENIDRFNPLVKEKDVYVLTKGEAEPDTEHKGKRYFYMLNGVDKSGNENTIKVGLSGKDEYQDCYLKVHVKGKYVYGFEEVQEKEVPEKAKEILKK